DNA sequence from the Rhodococcus sp. 4CII genome:
GCGGCCGAGCCCGCCGATGACGGGGGCGACTGCTGCTCGGTGGGTATTGCGGCGGAATCGCCGCTGGTCGGGTTGGGTGGATGGCGCGGTGCGGCGCGGCCGCAGACTCCGGCCGAGCGGACGGTCCATCACGCGATTCTGAGGGCGTTCGCCGACCGCGGAGTGCCGCCCGAGGAAGCTGAACTGGACTCGGTGGCAGCCGAATTCGGTGAGCCAGGTCGGCTGGTTCTGGACCGGTTGCACACTGCGGACGTGATCCGGCTCGATCCGGTCGGGCGGATCGCCTCGGCCTATCCGTTCTCCCCCTCACCGACCCCGCACCGGGTCCGCATCGGGGGCGGGGCGGATGTGTACGCGATGTGCGCTGTGGATGCGCTGGGGATGTCCGCGATGCTCGGCACCGAGGTGGTGATCGAGTCCGCCGACCCGGTCACCGGTGAGCCCATCACCGTGACCGTGCGGGGTGAGAGTGCCGTGGCGAACCCGGCCACGGTGGTGGTGTTCGTCGGCGCCGAGGCCGGGCATGGCCCCTCCGCGGACACGTGCTGCACCTCCCTGAACTTCTTCACCGCCCGCGCCACCGCCCAGTCGTGGGCCCACGAGCATCCGCAGGTCGGCGGCATCGTCGTCGACCTCGCCGACTCCACCCGACTCGGGGCGACGATCTTCGGCGGTGCGCTCACCACCTGATGCCGGGGCGCGCTCAGTCGAGCGTGAGCTGGTGGCGGTGGAAGTCGAAGTGCTTGCCCGGGTATCGGTACACCTGTTCGAGGGTCATGGTCTCGTCGAAGAACGGATCCCAGCGCACCGGGAAGTCCATGCTGCGCCGCAGGTTCGTATCCGTTTCGCGGGACAGGGAGCGTTGCAGCTTGGCGATGACACGGTCGCAGTGCGGGCCATCCGGCGGCGGTCGAATACGGTCGCCGCCATGCACGAGCCGAGGTAGTTGATCTCGTGGAACACCGGTGTGGTCGCGTCCAGGGCGCGGGCGAATCCGCG
Encoded proteins:
- a CDS encoding alkylmercury lyase family protein — protein: MRLEILQVPGCPNVALLEQRLENVLADQQSEVRISHRVIDDPAAAADAGMTGSPTLLVDGADPFATPGLVPSVSCRLYPSEGGGVGGAPSVAALRQALHTAAADTAAEPADDGGDCCSVGIAAESPLVGLGGWRGAARPQTPAERTVHHAILRAFADRGVPPEEAELDSVAAEFGEPGRLVLDRLHTADVIRLDPVGRIASAYPFSPSPTPHRVRIGGGADVYAMCAVDALGMSAMLGTEVVIESADPVTGEPITVTVRGESAVANPATVVVFVGAEAGHGPSADTCCTSLNFFTARATAQSWAHEHPQVGGIVVDLADSTRLGATIFGGALTT